One genomic segment of Vespa velutina chromosome 10, iVesVel2.1, whole genome shotgun sequence includes these proteins:
- the LOC124952198 gene encoding GDP-D-glucose phosphorylase 1 isoform X2, producing MKSGDIIMFTTEKDIPNLNYNYNNFHFSISEKENESEFDIKLKQAWEKAQKDGVFRYLLNISSWRILEGPYRLLVQLNPDRAFKRRAPEHITTMLQPFDPTRFNFTKLSKSEIMFKIENEDDSDIIAVNVSPTEWCHSLLIIKYLQCLPQSITWYSLQKAIEILLLSSSPYFRIAFNSLCAFASVNHLHWHLYYLKHNMVLEYIDVQPYQGSLFLLENFPSKGFCFKLSSSKKIETFVSSIFSLVNYLQKNQIAHNVYVTRAKTINSKEVYDDVRAYVWARKSHFDVKNTTLFNSAACEFFGHIFVKKEAYQNLTESTIAKILESVTEQPYLLIKKDLHKIM from the exons aatgaatctgAATTTGATATAAAGTTAAAGCAAGCATGGGAAAAGGCTCAAAAGGATGGagtatttcgatatttattaaatattagtaGTTGGCGGATACTCGAAGGTCCATATAGACTGTTAGTTcag CTTAATCCTGATAGAGCATTTAAAAGACGAGCACCAGAACATATTACGACAATGTTACAGCCATTTGATCCAACAAGATTTAACTTTACTAAATTAtcaaaaagtgaaataatgtttaagatagaaaatgaagatgataGTGATATCATAGCAGTTAATGTTAGCCCTACTGAATGGTGTCATTCTTtactaattataaaatatttgcaatgTCTTCCGCAGAGCATTACGTGGTATAGTCTTCAAAAAGCTATTGAGATATTGTTGTTGAGCAGCTCACC gTACTTTAGGATTGCATTTAATAGTTTATGTGCTTTTGCTTCTGTCAATCACTTACATTGGCATTTATATTACCTCAAGCACAACATGGTTCTtgaatatatc gACGTACAACCATATCAAGGTTCTTTGTTCCTCTTAGAAAATTTTCCTAGCAAAGGATTTTGCTTTAAATTATCATcttcaaagaaaatagaaacttttgtatcttcaatattttcattagtaAATTACCTACAAAAGAATCAGATAGCACATAATGTATATGTTACAAGAGCAAAAACTATAAATTCAAAAGAAGTGTATGATGATGTACGGGCATACGTTTGGGCAAGAAAGTCACACTTTGATGTAAAAAATACAACTTTGTTTAATTCAGCTGCGTGCGAATTCTTTGGACACATATTtgttaaaa AAGAAGCATATCAAAATTTGACAGAATCAACAATAGCAAAAATATTAGAGTCTGTAACGGAACAgccttatttattaattaaaaaagatttacataaaataatgtaa
- the LOC124952198 gene encoding GDP-D-glucose phosphorylase 1 isoform X1, which produces MKSGDIIMFTTEKDIPNLNYNYNNFHFSISEKENESEFDIKLKQAWEKAQKDGVFRYLLNISSWRILEGPYRLLVQLNPDRAFKRRAPEHITTMLQPFDPTRFNFTKLSKSEIMFKIENEDDSDIIAVNVSPTEWCHSLLIIKYLQCLPQSITWYSLQKAIEILLLSSSPYFRIAFNSLCAFASVNHLHWHLYYLKHNMVLEYIDVQPYQGSLFLLENFPSKGFCFKLSSSKKIETFVSSIFSLVNYLQKNQIAHNVYVTRAKTINSKEVYDDVRAYVWARKSHFDVKNTTLFNSAACEFFGHIFVKTEEAYQNLTESTIAKILESVTEQPYLLIKKDLHKIM; this is translated from the exons aatgaatctgAATTTGATATAAAGTTAAAGCAAGCATGGGAAAAGGCTCAAAAGGATGGagtatttcgatatttattaaatattagtaGTTGGCGGATACTCGAAGGTCCATATAGACTGTTAGTTcag CTTAATCCTGATAGAGCATTTAAAAGACGAGCACCAGAACATATTACGACAATGTTACAGCCATTTGATCCAACAAGATTTAACTTTACTAAATTAtcaaaaagtgaaataatgtttaagatagaaaatgaagatgataGTGATATCATAGCAGTTAATGTTAGCCCTACTGAATGGTGTCATTCTTtactaattataaaatatttgcaatgTCTTCCGCAGAGCATTACGTGGTATAGTCTTCAAAAAGCTATTGAGATATTGTTGTTGAGCAGCTCACC gTACTTTAGGATTGCATTTAATAGTTTATGTGCTTTTGCTTCTGTCAATCACTTACATTGGCATTTATATTACCTCAAGCACAACATGGTTCTtgaatatatc gACGTACAACCATATCAAGGTTCTTTGTTCCTCTTAGAAAATTTTCCTAGCAAAGGATTTTGCTTTAAATTATCATcttcaaagaaaatagaaacttttgtatcttcaatattttcattagtaAATTACCTACAAAAGAATCAGATAGCACATAATGTATATGTTACAAGAGCAAAAACTATAAATTCAAAAGAAGTGTATGATGATGTACGGGCATACGTTTGGGCAAGAAAGTCACACTTTGATGTAAAAAATACAACTTTGTTTAATTCAGCTGCGTGCGAATTCTTTGGACACATATTtgttaaaa caGAAGAAGCATATCAAAATTTGACAGAATCAACAATAGCAAAAATATTAGAGTCTGTAACGGAACAgccttatttattaattaaaaaagatttacataaaataatgtaa